A single genomic interval of Shewanella halotolerans harbors:
- a CDS encoding dicarboxylate/amino acid:cation symporter, with protein MWQTIKQIPFWQKVLAGFILGVGLGVVLGEQATQLKPLGDLFIAAIKMLVAPLIFCAIVVSITSLGNDVSLKRLSIKTLAMFMLTGTIASLIGLAIGSLIDMGGSLELATTEVRERNVPGFAQVLLDMIPVNPFASLAEGKVLQIIVFAALVGIAINKIGEKAEPLKRTIEAGAEVMFQLTRMVLQLTPIGVFGLMAWVVGEYGLSTLLPLGKFIGAIYIAALIHMIFVYGGLVRFGAGLSAVQFFRKAMPAQLVAFTTASSFGTLPASTRATETMGVSKKYGAFVLPLGATMNMDGCGGIYPAIAAIFIAQIYGIPLEITDYMLIAVTATVASVGTAGVPGSAMVMLSVTLGVVGLPLEGIAFIASIDRVIDMIRTATNVTGDMMTAVVVGKSEGQLDQEQFYRNEESDAPEVAS; from the coding sequence ATGTGGCAAACAATTAAACAGATCCCCTTTTGGCAGAAGGTTCTCGCCGGTTTCATCTTAGGGGTAGGCCTGGGCGTTGTCCTAGGCGAGCAGGCAACCCAACTCAAGCCGCTGGGCGACCTCTTTATCGCGGCAATCAAGATGTTGGTTGCGCCGCTGATCTTCTGCGCCATCGTCGTCAGCATCACCTCTCTGGGTAACGATGTTAGCCTCAAGCGCCTGAGTATCAAGACTCTGGCCATGTTCATGCTGACCGGCACCATAGCCTCACTCATCGGCCTGGCGATCGGTTCGCTGATCGACATGGGCGGTTCGCTGGAGCTGGCCACCACAGAGGTGCGCGAACGTAACGTGCCAGGCTTTGCTCAGGTACTGCTGGACATGATCCCGGTCAATCCTTTTGCCTCCCTGGCCGAAGGTAAGGTGCTGCAGATCATCGTCTTCGCCGCCTTAGTCGGCATCGCCATCAACAAGATTGGTGAGAAGGCCGAGCCACTCAAGCGCACCATAGAAGCGGGCGCCGAAGTGATGTTCCAGCTAACACGCATGGTACTGCAACTGACCCCTATCGGCGTATTCGGCCTGATGGCCTGGGTAGTAGGTGAATATGGCCTCTCTACCCTGTTGCCGCTGGGCAAGTTTATCGGCGCCATCTATATCGCCGCGCTGATCCACATGATCTTCGTCTATGGTGGCCTGGTCAGATTCGGCGCCGGCCTGAGTGCTGTGCAGTTCTTCAGAAAGGCGATGCCAGCCCAGCTGGTTGCCTTCACCACGGCGTCGAGCTTCGGCACCCTGCCCGCCAGCACCCGTGCCACTGAGACCATGGGCGTATCGAAGAAATATGGCGCCTTCGTGTTGCCACTAGGCGCCACCATGAATATGGACGGCTGTGGCGGTATCTATCCGGCCATCGCGGCCATCTTCATCGCACAGATCTATGGTATCCCACTGGAGATAACCGACTACATGCTGATCGCCGTTACCGCCACTGTGGCCTCTGTGGGTACGGCAGGCGTACCCGGTAGCGCCATGGTGATGCTCTCTGTCACCCTGGGTGTGGTAGGTTTGCCCCTCGAAGGCATCGCCTTTATCGCCTCAATCGACAGGGTGATCGACATGATACGTACCGCGACTAACGTGACCGGCGACATGATGACAGCCGTGGTGGTGGGCAAGTCTGAGGGTCAGCTCGACCAGGAGCAGTTCTATCGCAACGAAGAGAGCGACGCCCCTGAGGTTGCCAGCTAA
- the gshA gene encoding glutamate--cysteine ligase: MNSFDEVIGLLDNEQGSAALAGMQRGIEREALRIEPNGHLAMDKHPKALGSALTHSRITTDYSESLLEFITPVYQDISALLTDLTQTHAFSVRHLGQQQLWPVSMPCYVGDVADIPIADYGSSNTGQLKRLYRKGLTYRYGAQMQIISGVHFNFSVSDALWELLYQGSDKRLSKGDFISESYFGLIRNYRRLVWVLPYLFGASPALCGSFIKDQQTDLAFEKLGKGTLYLPYATSLRMSDLGYTNKEQERLNISYNSLAEYLEGINAAIKMPSAHFEAIGVKVDGEFRQLNANVLQIENEFYSPIRAKRVTLAGEKPSQALARAGVEYIEVRALDVNPFSPVGIDADQVRFLDLFLLLCLLKPSPKSDATDEAAIGANLSKVITRGREPGLTLNRGGEEVTLQAWLESLFGELSTLAKLLDGEGQAYQDSLAHWLEAVRDPAKTLSGRVMSALLAEGIDHSQWVKSLAKDYYHALRDYPLTPEVEAAYEAAAEQSLAAQAKLEAESVQDFEQYLADYFAEAPAPVEQVV, translated from the coding sequence TTGAACTCTTTCGATGAAGTGATAGGCCTACTCGACAACGAGCAGGGAAGCGCCGCACTGGCAGGTATGCAACGGGGTATCGAGCGCGAAGCATTGCGTATTGAACCAAATGGTCATCTGGCCATGGATAAACATCCTAAGGCGCTCGGCTCGGCCCTGACCCATTCGCGGATCACCACAGACTACAGTGAATCCCTGTTAGAGTTTATCACCCCTGTCTATCAAGATATCTCAGCCTTGCTGACGGATCTCACCCAGACCCACGCCTTTTCGGTAAGGCACCTGGGCCAGCAGCAACTCTGGCCGGTGAGCATGCCCTGTTATGTTGGCGATGTGGCCGATATCCCCATTGCCGATTATGGCAGTTCTAATACCGGGCAGCTAAAGCGTCTGTACCGCAAAGGCCTCACCTATCGCTATGGCGCCCAGATGCAGATCATCTCTGGCGTGCACTTTAATTTTTCTGTGTCCGATGCCCTGTGGGAGCTGCTCTATCAAGGCTCGGATAAACGCCTGAGCAAAGGCGATTTCATCTCTGAATCCTATTTTGGATTGATCCGTAACTACCGCCGTTTGGTTTGGGTATTGCCATATCTGTTTGGTGCCTCGCCGGCGCTGTGTGGCTCCTTCATCAAAGATCAACAAACTGATCTCGCCTTCGAGAAATTAGGCAAAGGCACCCTCTATCTGCCCTATGCCACCTCGCTGCGCATGAGCGATCTGGGTTACACCAACAAGGAGCAGGAGCGGCTCAACATCAGCTACAACTCTCTGGCTGAGTACCTCGAGGGGATCAATGCGGCGATCAAGATGCCATCGGCCCATTTCGAGGCGATTGGCGTCAAGGTCGACGGCGAGTTCCGTCAGTTAAATGCCAACGTGCTACAGATAGAGAACGAGTTCTACTCGCCCATTCGGGCCAAGCGGGTAACCCTCGCCGGAGAGAAACCCTCTCAGGCCTTGGCGCGCGCCGGGGTCGAATATATCGAGGTGCGGGCACTGGACGTTAACCCCTTCAGCCCTGTGGGGATAGATGCCGATCAGGTGCGTTTCCTTGACCTCTTCCTGCTGCTCTGCCTGTTGAAGCCATCGCCAAAGAGCGATGCAACAGATGAGGCCGCCATCGGCGCTAACCTAAGTAAGGTGATCACCCGTGGCCGTGAGCCTGGATTGACCCTGAATCGTGGGGGCGAGGAAGTCACGCTACAGGCCTGGCTCGAGTCCCTGTTTGGTGAGCTAAGCACCTTGGCTAAGCTGCTCGATGGTGAGGGACAGGCCTATCAAGATAGCCTGGCCCATTGGCTTGAGGCGGTGCGCGATCCGGCCAAGACCCTATCTGGCCGTGTGATGTCGGCACTATTGGCCGAGGGGATAGATCATAGCCAGTGGGTGAAATCCCTGGCGAAAGACTATTACCATGCCCTGCGTGATTATCCGCTGACGCCTGAGGTTGAGGCGGCCTATGAGGCGGCGGCCGAGCAATCCTTGGCGGCCCAGGCCAAGCTCGAGGCGGAATCTGTGCAGGACTTCGAGCAGTATCTTGCCGACTATTTTGCCGAGGCGCCCGCGCCGGTAGAGCAAGTGGTATAA
- the purE gene encoding 5-(carboxyamino)imidazole ribonucleotide mutase, which translates to MTKPFVAVLMGSDSDLPTMQATLDVLKTFGIQYEAKVTSAHRTPAATHAYVHDAEERGCKVFICAAGLAAHLAGAVAGITTRPVIGVPVDCGPLQGHDALLSTVMMPGGVPVATVAIGSAGAKNAGYLAAQMLAVGDDALALAVKEERAKSAEAVQAKDAKLQEKLANA; encoded by the coding sequence ATGACTAAGCCATTTGTTGCCGTACTCATGGGATCGGATTCTGATCTCCCAACAATGCAAGCCACCTTAGATGTACTTAAAACTTTCGGTATTCAATACGAAGCCAAGGTGACCTCGGCGCACCGTACGCCTGCAGCGACCCACGCTTACGTTCACGATGCCGAAGAGCGTGGTTGTAAGGTCTTTATCTGCGCGGCGGGTCTGGCGGCTCACCTGGCAGGTGCTGTAGCCGGTATCACTACACGTCCGGTTATCGGTGTGCCAGTAGATTGCGGTCCACTACAGGGCCATGACGCTCTGCTATCGACAGTGATGATGCCTGGCGGCGTGCCTGTGGCTACCGTAGCTATCGGCAGTGCGGGTGCTAAGAACGCGGGTTACCTGGCGGCGCAGATGCTGGCCGTTGGTGATGACGCCCTGGCACTTGCGGTAAAAGAAGAGCGCGCCAAGTCGGCCGAAGCCGTACAGGCAAAAGATGCCAAGCTGCAAGAGAAGCTGGCTAACGCTTAA
- a CDS encoding S41 family peptidase has product MKLSHLFACCAIALGTASSAPLFAAQAENVKAESQAAEQNVGYYRSPAIHGDTLVFTAEGDLWVQQLGDAQARRLTSLPAQELGAAISNDGKQLAFVANYEGASEVYVMPIQGGVAKRVSFENSRVRVQGWTPDGKVLYATDNAFGPANYWVLRSVDPKSLTTQDLPLADAIEGVVDDAGEYVYFTRFGLQATGDNAKVYRGGAKGELWRYKLGSDQEAQPLTAEHEGSVRQPMLWQDRLYFVSDSSGNDNIWSMSLDGKDLRQLTQFSDWKVRGARLEQGRVVFQQGADIKLYDIASNQVSTLDIHLTSDFPERREHWVNKPMKYATSTSLAPSGDKVVITARSHVALAGTDGSRLVELALPGDYRVRGAVMSPDGKWVYGISDASGEQEIWRYSADGSDEAKQLTQDGKALRMALSLSPDGRYIAHDDYNGDLWLLDLKKGRNSKILTNGQGLGSYGDVVWSNDSRFIAVTKDERGQLRPQIVLYSLEEERAEALTSDKYESFSPAFSDDGQWLYFISNREFNATPTSPWGDRNMGPVFDKRGQIFALALTPKAVFPFSKPNELNQPAAKEEEAAKKPAKTQVQWQGLSKRLWQVPVASGNYSQLQVTEKGLYMLANSVDGAQAPNLMWVKFDPLGPKVETFSEDVASYALSGDDSKLFLRRHSKGGAEMLIVDAGESLPKDLAHAKVQTEQWQLAISPQLEWQQMFEDAWLMHRDSFFDKKMRGLDWQATKAKYQPLLARLTDRHELNDIFMQMMGELDALHSQVRGGDLPQDPNQPQGANLGARLLQTKQGVQIAHIYQNDAELPQQASPLARVDVDAKVGDIILAINGKPVENVADVARHLRNQADKQVLLTLKRERETLKTIVLPVANRVDAKLRYLDWVNNNNQKVAKAADGEIGYLHLYAMGSGDIANFAREFYANIEKKGLIIDVRRNRGGNIDSWIIEKLLRRAWMFWQPTQGTPSTNMQQTFRGHLVVLTDQLTYSDGETFSAGIKALGLAPLIGKQTAGAGVWLSGRNSLTDKGMARVAEYPQYAMDGRWIVEGRGISPDIEVDNLPHATFKGKDAQLNKALNYLKQKLELEPVLPIKAQPMPSSGMAQDVK; this is encoded by the coding sequence ATGAAACTCTCTCACCTGTTTGCCTGCTGCGCAATTGCATTGGGCACCGCTTCTTCCGCACCACTTTTTGCCGCTCAAGCTGAAAATGTAAAAGCTGAAAGTCAGGCTGCCGAGCAGAACGTAGGCTACTACCGCTCGCCTGCGATTCATGGCGATACCCTGGTATTTACCGCAGAAGGGGATCTCTGGGTTCAGCAGTTAGGCGATGCTCAGGCGAGAAGACTTACCAGCCTGCCGGCGCAGGAGCTAGGCGCCGCCATCTCAAACGATGGCAAGCAGCTTGCCTTTGTCGCCAACTATGAAGGGGCGAGCGAGGTCTATGTGATGCCCATACAGGGCGGCGTCGCCAAGCGAGTCAGTTTCGAAAACAGCCGCGTGCGGGTGCAAGGCTGGACGCCAGATGGCAAGGTGCTCTACGCCACCGATAATGCCTTCGGCCCAGCCAACTATTGGGTGCTGCGAAGCGTCGACCCTAAGAGCCTGACCACTCAAGATCTGCCGCTGGCCGATGCCATCGAAGGCGTGGTGGATGATGCCGGTGAATATGTCTACTTTACCCGCTTCGGTCTGCAGGCCACCGGCGATAACGCCAAGGTGTATCGCGGCGGCGCCAAGGGAGAGCTGTGGCGCTATAAGCTTGGCAGCGATCAGGAGGCTCAGCCCTTAACCGCCGAGCATGAAGGCTCGGTGCGCCAGCCCATGTTGTGGCAAGACCGTCTCTATTTCGTCAGCGACAGCAGCGGTAACGATAATATCTGGTCCATGAGCTTAGATGGCAAAGACCTGCGTCAGCTGACTCAGTTTAGCGACTGGAAGGTACGCGGTGCTCGTCTCGAGCAGGGACGTGTGGTGTTCCAGCAGGGCGCCGACATCAAGCTTTATGATATCGCCAGCAATCAGGTGTCGACCTTGGATATTCACCTGACCTCAGATTTTCCTGAGCGCCGTGAGCACTGGGTCAACAAGCCGATGAAATATGCCACCTCCACCAGCCTGGCGCCCAGCGGCGACAAGGTGGTGATCACCGCCCGCAGCCATGTGGCGCTGGCGGGCACAGATGGATCGCGTCTGGTCGAGCTGGCCCTGCCTGGAGACTACCGGGTTCGCGGCGCCGTGATGAGCCCCGATGGCAAATGGGTCTATGGGATCAGCGACGCCTCGGGCGAGCAGGAGATCTGGCGCTACAGTGCAGATGGCAGCGATGAGGCTAAACAGCTCACCCAAGATGGCAAGGCCCTGCGTATGGCGCTGAGCCTCTCACCGGATGGACGCTACATTGCCCATGATGATTACAACGGCGACCTCTGGCTCTTGGATCTCAAGAAGGGGCGTAATAGCAAGATATTGACCAATGGTCAGGGACTCGGCTCCTATGGCGATGTGGTCTGGTCGAATGACAGCCGTTTCATCGCCGTCACTAAGGATGAAAGAGGTCAGCTAAGACCACAGATAGTGCTCTATTCTCTGGAAGAGGAGAGAGCTGAGGCGCTGACCAGCGACAAGTATGAATCTTTCTCGCCGGCCTTTAGCGATGATGGTCAGTGGCTCTATTTCATCTCTAACCGTGAGTTTAATGCCACCCCAACCTCGCCTTGGGGCGATCGCAACATGGGGCCGGTATTCGATAAGCGCGGGCAGATCTTCGCCCTGGCGCTGACGCCAAAGGCGGTATTCCCCTTCAGTAAGCCAAATGAGTTAAATCAGCCAGCGGCCAAAGAGGAAGAAGCGGCCAAAAAGCCCGCTAAGACCCAGGTTCAGTGGCAGGGGCTCAGCAAGCGCCTGTGGCAGGTGCCGGTAGCCTCTGGCAACTACAGCCAGCTACAGGTGACCGAGAAGGGGCTCTATATGCTGGCAAATTCTGTCGATGGCGCCCAGGCCCCCAATCTGATGTGGGTCAAGTTTGATCCCCTCGGCCCTAAGGTGGAAACCTTCAGCGAAGATGTGGCCAGCTATGCGCTCTCTGGCGATGACAGCAAGCTCTTCCTACGCCGCCACAGCAAAGGCGGCGCGGAGATGCTGATCGTCGATGCGGGCGAATCGCTGCCAAAAGATCTTGCCCATGCCAAGGTACAGACAGAGCAGTGGCAACTGGCGATCTCGCCGCAGCTCGAGTGGCAGCAGATGTTTGAAGATGCCTGGCTGATGCACAGAGATTCCTTCTTCGACAAAAAGATGCGCGGCCTCGACTGGCAGGCGACCAAGGCCAAGTATCAGCCGTTGCTGGCCAGACTGACCGACCGTCACGAACTGAACGATATCTTCATGCAGATGATGGGCGAGCTCGATGCCTTGCACTCTCAGGTGCGCGGCGGCGATCTGCCGCAGGATCCTAATCAGCCTCAGGGCGCTAACTTAGGTGCCCGCCTGTTACAGACCAAGCAAGGGGTCCAGATAGCCCATATCTATCAAAACGATGCTGAGTTGCCGCAGCAGGCTTCGCCGCTGGCCAGAGTCGATGTCGATGCCAAGGTGGGCGACATCATCTTGGCTATCAACGGCAAGCCGGTTGAAAACGTTGCCGATGTGGCCCGCCATCTGCGCAACCAGGCGGACAAGCAGGTGCTGCTAACCCTCAAGCGCGAGCGTGAGACGCTTAAGACAATCGTGCTGCCGGTGGCTAACCGCGTCGATGCCAAGCTGAGATACCTGGACTGGGTCAACAACAATAACCAGAAGGTGGCTAAGGCGGCCGACGGTGAGATAGGTTATCTGCACCTTTATGCCATGGGCTCGGGCGATATCGCTAACTTTGCCCGTGAGTTCTACGCCAACATAGAGAAGAAGGGCCTGATCATTGATGTGCGCCGCAACCGTGGCGGCAATATCGACAGCTGGATCATAGAGAAACTGCTGCGCCGCGCCTGGATGTTCTGGCAGCCAACCCAAGGCACACCAAGCACCAATATGCAGCAGACCTTCCGAGGTCATTTGGTGGTGCTGACCGATCAGCTGACCTATTCAGATGGCGAGACTTTCTCTGCCGGTATCAAGGCACTAGGCCTGGCACCGCTCATCGGTAAGCAGACGGCCGGGGCCGGTGTCTGGCTCTCGGGTCGTAACTCGCTGACCGATAAAGGGATGGCGCGGGTTGCCGAGTATCCTCAGTACGCCATGGACGGACGCTGGATAGTGGAAGGCCGCGGCATCAGCCCTGATATCGAGGTCGATAACCTGCCACATGCCACCTTTAAGGGCAAGGATGCGCAGCTGAATAAGGCGCTGAATTACCTTAAACAGAAGCTGGAGTTAGAGCCTGTGCTACCCATTAAGGCGCAGCCTATGCCAAGCAGCGGGATGGCTCAAGACGTCAAATAA
- a CDS encoding M16 family metallopeptidase: MKKWILAAAITAALSACANAPANVSLPQGVSLIENVTLAESGVGIPYKKYQLANGLTVILHQDHSDPLVHVDVTYHVGSARELPGRSGFAHLFEHMMFQGSEHVGDEQHFKTVTEAGGTLNGTTNTDRTNYFETVPSNQLEKMLWLESDRMGYFLPALTDNKFEVQRETVKNERAQRIDNQPYGRMNERFNQAFYPSGHQYSWPVIGWPDDLNRAQLDDVKHFFQRWYGPNNATLTIGGDFDEMQTLAWVNKYFGEIPRGPEVKPEAKTLVTLDKTRYISMEDRVHLPLLRMAFPTVYASHEDEAALDLLANIIGGGPTSLVYKNLVKDGYAVQAGVSHPCQELACQFSIYALANPARGGQLADVERRIRESIAEFEQRGVTDDDLQKVKVQFEASTIFGLQSVKGKVSTLALNQTFFGNPDMIAHDLKRYANVTKEDVMRVFNTYIKGKPSVVMSVVPQGQQQLIAHEDNFVAPAPRVAAEAVTGMVDVAKAGSSFDRSVMPSAQQAPVITAPSLWTDKLANGIEVMGTESDETPTVELLIYLNGGHRLADVKQAGLAGLTAAMLNESSDKRSTEELAQALEMLGSSVSFGSSIYQSYIKVSALTSHLDETLAIVEEKLFHPGFKAEDFARVQQQHLQSLQHMQSDPNYVADSQFAALLYGKDTALGASEMGTPASVSQLTLDDVKAFYNKQFRAGNAQIVAVTNLSKAQLMPKLKGLAQWQGEATPLPSLAAMPALDAGTVYILDKPGAAQSVIKIGKRAMPYDATGEFFKSYLMNYPLGGAFNSRINLNLREDKGYTYGARSYFSGGSELGLFEASASVRSDVTAQALTEFAKEINAYQAEGMTDKELAFLRSSISQGQALDYETPYQKAGFMRKIQRYKLAADYTQQQADIIKAVGKDELNQLAKEKLNLDKMIVLIVGDRAKIEQEINALGYRVKNLQL, translated from the coding sequence ATGAAAAAATGGATATTGGCTGCGGCAATAACGGCCGCGCTAAGTGCCTGTGCCAACGCACCGGCAAACGTGTCGCTGCCCCAGGGCGTTTCGCTGATCGAAAATGTGACCCTGGCCGAGTCGGGCGTCGGCATTCCCTACAAGAAATATCAACTGGCCAATGGCCTGACGGTGATCCTGCACCAAGATCATTCCGATCCTCTGGTGCATGTGGATGTTACCTATCATGTGGGCTCGGCAAGAGAGCTGCCAGGACGCTCGGGATTTGCGCACCTGTTTGAGCACATGATGTTCCAGGGCTCAGAGCATGTGGGCGACGAGCAGCACTTCAAGACGGTAACCGAGGCCGGCGGTACGCTTAACGGTACCACCAACACAGACCGCACCAACTATTTCGAGACAGTGCCCAGCAATCAGCTGGAGAAGATGCTTTGGCTGGAGTCGGATCGCATGGGGTACTTCTTGCCCGCGCTGACAGACAACAAGTTCGAGGTGCAGCGCGAGACGGTGAAGAACGAGCGCGCCCAGCGTATCGACAATCAGCCCTATGGCCGTATGAACGAGCGCTTCAATCAGGCCTTCTACCCCAGCGGACATCAGTATTCCTGGCCCGTCATCGGCTGGCCAGACGATCTCAATCGTGCCCAGCTCGATGACGTGAAACACTTCTTCCAGCGCTGGTACGGCCCGAACAACGCCACACTCACCATAGGCGGCGATTTCGACGAGATGCAGACACTGGCCTGGGTGAACAAATATTTTGGTGAGATCCCAAGAGGCCCTGAGGTGAAGCCTGAGGCCAAGACGCTGGTCACGTTAGACAAGACCCGCTACATCTCCATGGAAGACAGGGTACATCTGCCGCTGCTGCGCATGGCATTTCCAACTGTCTACGCCAGCCACGAAGATGAAGCGGCGCTGGATCTGTTGGCCAATATCATCGGCGGCGGACCTACCTCACTGGTGTACAAGAACCTGGTTAAAGATGGTTATGCCGTGCAGGCCGGTGTGAGCCACCCTTGTCAGGAGCTGGCCTGTCAGTTCTCTATCTATGCCCTGGCAAACCCTGCCAGAGGTGGTCAACTGGCGGATGTTGAGCGTCGTATTCGCGAGTCTATCGCCGAGTTTGAACAGCGCGGCGTGACAGATGATGACCTACAGAAGGTGAAGGTGCAGTTTGAGGCAAGCACCATCTTCGGATTGCAGAGCGTCAAGGGCAAGGTATCGACCCTGGCCCTGAATCAGACCTTCTTCGGCAATCCCGATATGATTGCCCACGATCTCAAGCGATACGCTAACGTCACCAAGGAAGATGTGATGCGGGTGTTTAACACCTACATCAAGGGCAAGCCGTCTGTGGTGATGAGTGTGGTGCCCCAGGGGCAACAGCAGCTGATCGCCCATGAAGATAACTTTGTCGCGCCAGCGCCGCGGGTGGCCGCTGAGGCCGTGACTGGCATGGTTGATGTGGCCAAGGCTGGTAGCAGCTTCGATCGCAGCGTGATGCCGAGTGCCCAACAGGCACCGGTTATCACGGCGCCAAGCCTTTGGACAGATAAGCTGGCCAACGGCATAGAGGTGATGGGCACTGAGAGCGATGAGACCCCAACCGTCGAGTTGCTCATCTATCTTAACGGCGGCCATCGTCTAGCCGACGTGAAGCAGGCAGGATTAGCCGGTCTGACCGCGGCCATGCTGAACGAATCCAGCGACAAGCGCAGCACAGAAGAGCTGGCCCAGGCGCTGGAGATGCTCGGCAGTAGCGTCAGTTTCGGCAGCAGCATCTATCAGAGCTATATCAAGGTCTCGGCCCTGACCTCGCATCTGGATGAGACCCTGGCGATCGTCGAGGAGAAGCTGTTCCATCCTGGCTTTAAGGCCGAGGACTTTGCCCGGGTGCAGCAGCAACATCTGCAGAGCCTGCAACACATGCAGTCTGATCCTAATTATGTCGCCGACAGTCAGTTCGCTGCCTTGCTCTACGGCAAAGACACCGCCCTTGGGGCGAGTGAGATGGGCACGCCAGCCAGCGTGTCTCAATTGACCCTGGATGATGTCAAAGCCTTCTACAACAAGCAGTTCCGCGCGGGGAACGCCCAGATAGTAGCCGTGACTAACCTGTCCAAGGCCCAGCTGATGCCTAAGCTTAAGGGCCTGGCTCAGTGGCAAGGGGAGGCGACGCCATTGCCGAGTCTGGCCGCCATGCCAGCCCTCGATGCCGGCACCGTCTATATCCTGGACAAGCCGGGTGCGGCCCAGTCGGTGATCAAGATAGGTAAGCGCGCCATGCCCTATGACGCCACCGGCGAGTTCTTCAAGTCATATTTGATGAATTATCCACTGGGCGGCGCCTTTAACAGCCGCATCAACCTCAACCTGCGTGAAGACAAGGGCTACACCTATGGTGCCCGCAGCTACTTCAGCGGCGGCAGCGAGCTTGGTCTGTTCGAGGCTTCGGCCAGCGTGCGCAGCGATGTGACGGCGCAGGCGCTTACAGAGTTTGCCAAGGAGATCAACGCCTATCAGGCTGAAGGGATGACAGACAAGGAACTGGCCTTCCTGCGCAGCTCTATCTCTCAGGGGCAGGCACTGGATTATGAGACGCCATATCAGAAGGCAGGCTTCATGCGTAAGATCCAGCGCTACAAGCTTGCCGCCGATTACACCCAGCAGCAGGCCGATATCATCAAGGCCGTTGGCAAGGATGAGCTGAACCAGTTGGCGAAGGAGAAGCTGAACCTGGACAAGATGATAGTGCTGATTGTCGGCGACAGGGCGAAAATCGAACAGGAGATTAACGCCCTGGGCTACCGGGTGAAAAATTTGCAGTTGTAA
- a CDS encoding YqaA family protein has translation MTALWLIFSGAFLAATLLPGGSEVLLAALINQAPETWVSLVVMATLGNTLGSLTSYYLGALGRFAKAPEEMASGRYCHGLRLVERYGYWSLLLAWAPLIGDILCLLAGWLKMPLVKSSIMIFIGKGVRYLLVAALALHWL, from the coding sequence ATGACGGCGTTATGGTTGATCTTTAGTGGCGCCTTTTTAGCCGCCACCTTGTTACCGGGTGGATCTGAGGTACTGCTGGCGGCGCTGATCAATCAGGCGCCCGAGACCTGGGTCTCCTTAGTGGTCATGGCGACTTTGGGCAATACCTTAGGGTCTCTGACCAGTTACTATCTGGGCGCCCTGGGGCGTTTCGCCAAGGCGCCCGAGGAGATGGCCAGCGGCCGTTATTGTCATGGGCTGCGGCTTGTCGAGCGCTACGGCTACTGGAGCCTACTGCTCGCTTGGGCGCCCCTCATCGGCGATATCTTATGCCTGCTGGCAGGCTGGCTCAAGATGCCACTGGTCAAGTCCAGCATAATGATTTTTATAGGGAAAGGAGTGCGCTACCTGCTGGTTGCGGCGTTGGCGTTACATTGGTTGTAA
- a CDS encoding sigma-70 family RNA polymerase sigma factor — protein MAQYAQGDQGAFEQLYHKHKGGLYRYFKRQLGDSALAEDLYQETWSRVIKAAAGYELRAKFTTWLYRIAHNLLIDHVRALKPVDSLSDPAGEEQSLEAVIPSDESGPDGRLEDEQKALILKHCISLLPHVQKEAFLLNVEMGFTAAAIGEIAGVGMEATKSRIRYANQALKACVQQKMAGAV, from the coding sequence ATGGCGCAATACGCCCAAGGAGATCAAGGCGCCTTTGAGCAGCTTTATCATAAACACAAGGGTGGCCTGTATCGCTATTTCAAGCGTCAACTAGGCGACAGTGCCTTGGCCGAAGATCTCTATCAAGAGACCTGGAGCCGGGTGATTAAGGCCGCCGCGGGCTATGAGCTGCGCGCCAAGTTTACTACTTGGCTCTATCGCATCGCCCATAACTTGCTGATCGATCATGTCAGGGCGTTGAAACCTGTGGACAGCCTAAGCGACCCGGCAGGCGAGGAGCAGTCCTTGGAGGCTGTCATCCCAAGCGATGAGAGCGGCCCGGACGGTCGGCTCGAGGATGAGCAAAAGGCCTTGATCTTAAAGCATTGCATCAGCCTACTGCCCCATGTGCAGAAAGAAGCCTTTCTGCTGAATGTGGAGATGGGGTTTACCGCGGCGGCGATAGGTGAGATCGCCGGGGTTGGCATGGAGGCCACTAAGAGTCGAATTCGTTATGCTAATCAGGCGCTCAAGGCCTGTGTGCAACAGAAAATGGCAGGAGCAGTCTAA